One region of Longimicrobiaceae bacterium genomic DNA includes:
- a CDS encoding class II fructose-bisphosphate aldolase — protein sequence MAVVTTPDDRAVLESASVQALLSQIGDAVRVTDGTFELLDEQAFRTRALDLLAHAAALGEDDDVKDTARWIIGEAGSALGVRPASIHELYMARGRGEISGFTVPAMNIRAATYYTGRALFSAAVELDVGALILEIARSEIGYTEQRPAEYVAVLTAAALREGWSGPLFFQGDHVQINAKKFAANPEPEVQALRDLIREQLHAGFYNIDVDTSTLVDLSWESIEEQQALNCRLSAEFTEFIRKHEPKGITVSIGGEIGEVGTENSTPEELRAYMNGYLAELRTLSEKAGREYAGLSKISVQSGTSHGGVVLPDGSIQEVAIDFETLRTLSEIARKEYGLAGAVQHGASTLPEHAFGRFPDAGTAEIHLATNFQNMVFDHPALPGDLRRRMYDWCRENLADERKPSDTEEQFIYKARKKALGAFKRELWELPAETWEQIGGSLRKQFAFLFEKLAVTNTRQVVQRYVTAPERPRSGPAALRIKAAADDWDLSD from the coding sequence ATGGCTGTTGTCACGACTCCCGATGACCGCGCCGTCCTCGAGAGTGCTTCTGTTCAGGCGTTGCTCTCGCAAATCGGGGACGCCGTGCGCGTCACCGACGGCACCTTCGAGCTGCTCGACGAACAGGCCTTCCGTACCCGTGCCCTCGACCTGCTGGCACACGCCGCCGCGCTGGGCGAGGATGACGACGTGAAGGACACCGCCCGCTGGATCATCGGGGAGGCCGGCTCGGCGTTGGGGGTGCGTCCCGCGTCGATCCACGAGCTCTACATGGCCCGTGGCCGGGGTGAGATCTCCGGCTTCACCGTTCCCGCCATGAACATCCGGGCGGCGACCTATTACACCGGGCGTGCCCTCTTCTCCGCGGCGGTGGAGCTGGACGTGGGCGCGCTGATCCTGGAGATCGCGCGCTCGGAGATCGGTTACACCGAGCAGCGCCCGGCCGAGTACGTGGCGGTGCTCACCGCGGCCGCGCTGCGCGAGGGGTGGAGCGGTCCGCTCTTCTTCCAGGGTGATCACGTCCAGATCAACGCCAAGAAGTTCGCGGCGAATCCCGAGCCGGAGGTGCAGGCGCTGCGCGATCTGATCCGCGAGCAGCTCCACGCCGGTTTCTACAACATCGACGTGGATACCTCCACCCTGGTCGACCTCAGCTGGGAGTCGATCGAGGAGCAGCAGGCGCTCAACTGCCGGCTCTCCGCGGAGTTCACGGAGTTCATCCGCAAGCACGAGCCGAAGGGGATCACCGTTTCCATCGGCGGAGAGATCGGCGAGGTGGGCACGGAGAACTCCACCCCCGAGGAGCTGCGCGCCTACATGAACGGCTACCTCGCCGAGCTGCGCACGCTCTCAGAAAAGGCGGGACGGGAGTATGCGGGGCTGAGCAAGATCTCCGTGCAGTCGGGAACCTCTCACGGCGGGGTGGTGCTCCCCGACGGCTCCATCCAGGAGGTGGCGATCGATTTCGAGACGCTGCGCACCCTCTCCGAGATCGCCCGCAAGGAGTACGGCCTGGCCGGAGCGGTGCAGCACGGCGCCAGCACCCTCCCGGAGCATGCCTTCGGACGCTTCCCCGACGCCGGCACCGCCGAGATCCATCTGGCGACCAACTTCCAGAACATGGTCTTCGACCACCCGGCCCTTCCGGGCGACCTGCGGCGGCGCATGTACGACTGGTGCCGGGAGAACCTCGCCGACGAGCGCAAGCCGTCGGACACGGAGGAGCAGTTCATCTACAAGGCGCGCAAGAAGGCGCTGGGCGCGTTCAAGCGCGAGCTCTGGGAGCTTCCCGCGGAGACCTGGGAGCAGATCGGCGGCTCCCTGCGCAAGCAGTTCGCCTTCCTCTTCGAGAAGCTGGCCGTCACCAACACGCGCCAGGTGGTGCAGCGCTACGTGACCGCCCCCGAGCGCCCCCGCTCCGGCCCCGCCGCGCTGCGCATCAAGGCCGCCGCGGACGACTGGGATCTCAGCGACTGA
- a CDS encoding histidine kinase dimerization/phospho-acceptor domain-containing protein, which translates to MKTSVADSEALRANKLALVERLADDLAHEIKNPLHSMVINLEVLRRRVDRGAGDDPSELQRYVSILAAELERVSRRVDLLLRMVRPERAAAPVSLADAVEELVAVVELERERLAVEIELHPPEGTSRVRIPRDSARQIILNLLLLGLDASTPDGRIVVSSELGEREESLRVLAIPGDQAQSKTAQGDEAAEEQRMSAAVRALVEMLGGRLEIGPPAQGPPSAREIIVALPVVTL; encoded by the coding sequence GTGAAAACATCGGTCGCGGATTCCGAGGCTCTCCGCGCAAACAAGCTGGCGCTGGTCGAACGTCTCGCCGACGATCTCGCACACGAGATCAAGAACCCGTTGCACTCCATGGTCATCAACCTGGAGGTGCTGAGACGGCGGGTCGACCGGGGCGCGGGGGACGACCCCTCGGAGCTGCAGCGGTACGTCAGCATCCTCGCTGCGGAGCTCGAGCGGGTGAGCCGCCGGGTCGACCTGCTCCTGCGCATGGTCCGGCCCGAGCGCGCCGCCGCCCCGGTCTCCCTCGCCGACGCGGTGGAAGAGCTGGTGGCGGTGGTCGAGTTGGAGCGCGAGCGCCTGGCCGTGGAGATCGAGCTGCACCCTCCCGAGGGCACCTCGCGCGTACGCATTCCCCGGGATTCCGCCCGGCAGATCATCCTCAACCTCCTCCTCCTGGGCCTCGACGCCTCGACGCCCGACGGGCGGATCGTCGTCTCCTCGGAGCTGGGTGAGCGCGAGGAATCCCTTCGTGTGCTCGCCATCCCTGGCGACCAGGCGCAATCGAAGACTGCGCAAGGGGATGAGGCGGCCGAGGAGCAGCGCATGAGCGCCGCGGTGCGTGCCCTGGTGGAGATGCTCGGCGGACGCCTGGAGATCGGACCACCCGCGCAGGGTCCTCCTTCCGCGCGCGAAATCATTGTTGCTCTGCCGGTGGTGACGCTATAG